acgtaccatcagcttttttttttgctacgaccaagtagatatttttttgatacaaattttgttttttgttacaACCGTTAAAAAACTTGCTGCATCGGGAGAAAAAACTGTTGTATGGAAATCTAACGATGCGGACGCGTGGGGGTTGGTGGATCGTGCGGCCCGTGCGTGGCTGGCGGAAAATTTCGACCGACGCACTCGCGCAGAGCACTGGCCATTCTTCTGTTAAGGTGGACATAAGGTGAACTGTCTCTAGATGGTAGGGAGCTCATATACTTTTTGGAATTAATCTATGCCTTCTATACTTCTAGTAGATATAAAAGATCATATCCTCTCGTCAGTTTAACATCTCTCTTTTCTTTACAAAGACAGTCAACAACTAGTGTCTTTTCTCCCGCAGAACACGGGACACTGTCAAATGGGTgtcactcaaaagaatcttgcgACACCATCTGCCCATCGTCGCTCCTCCGCGGCGAGAATGAAGGCTTTAGGTAGCTCGGCGTGGTTGGCCTcgacggtgacaatgatgatgacgatgctgaCACGGTCATCTTCTTGCTGCCTCCCATGGACAATGTCCTCGTCACGTTCCTGAGGTTCTTTGAGAGTGCCCTCGCAACGGGCGACTCGACCGTGCTCTGCCCCTGCAGCCTCCTCTGGTCCTGAGAATACCACAGACATGGTCATCTTCGAGGCTCGTTTTTGGAAGCATGAATTGAGCTACGTATTTTCAAATTCATGCGAGATTTGATGTGTGATTCATGTCTTCAAGAAAAACATATGTACTTGTGCGCATATGATATTAGGCAATGAAGTGTTTAAATTTGTGGTGTGAATTCATCAATACCCTCTGTTTCTTCCTCTCTTGCTCTTTCTCCTTCCTCGTGTTGTCGTAGTCCTCCAACATGTCCAAAAGCCCCTCCTGCATTCGCACAATCGATCATTTCTCATTTGCAAAGTTGAAAAGTGGAAACCAGAGTGCATATCTTCCCGCCAAATTTGAAAAGGAGAGTAAGTAAAGGAAAATGCAAACAAGGCGTGCATACACCATCGTACACAAACTTGGTTCCTCTTTCCTTCTCCCAGGCCACCACCTTCGCCGTCAAGGCCTCCGCCATTGCTGCAACTCGTAGAAACACAACAAGAAAAATTCACAGGGCAGCATCAGTGCTCTGTTCATGAAAGGAGATCAATAAAGAAACGCCAGTTTCTCATGAAGAACAAGCTGATGAGCATCGTCGTGCACTCACCTGGCATCTTGCTGACCAAGGCGCGGGCCTTCTCGGCGCGCTTCAGCACGAGGTGCGTTCCTTTGCCCACGTTGTATCTGTTCTCGTTCTGAAAATCATACACATGAAAAACAGTTCAAAGTTTCAAACGAGGAAGAAAAGTTATGAAGTGGATATCGCATAAATAATTATCTCTCGATTAACATTTTAGCTACCCAATATCAAAATGTTCAACTTGCACAAATATCATGTGTAGATCCAAAAATTGCACAGGTAGCTGTCTCCAAAAATTTTGATTTGTAGGAAATTTCTGTAAAATTCATGTGAAGTTCAGAGAGTCTGTCTGTTTGTCTCACCCTGTTGTACTCCTCGAGCCAGGATTCCTCCTCGAGGGCCGCCAGCCACCTCTCCATCCTCTCCAGCACCTCCTTCCGGCTGAACTCCTCGTCTCTGGCCTCCGAGATCCGGGCATCCAGCCGCTCTAGCACCAGCGACCGCTCCGCCGCGTGAGCGCAGCAGTCGTCGTCGGACACgaactcctcgccgccgccgtcctcctcctcctcctcttcctcctgcgCGGAGACGATGCGCGCGCGGCGCCGGATCTCTCTAAGCTCGCCGCGCTTCCTGGCCAGCAGGTCCTTCATCCGGCGCCCCTTGAGGCCCTCCAGCCGCGCCACCTCGGCCTCGACCTCGCCGATGGCGGTGGCCGAGAGCGCGCCGGGCTCGGTGATCTCGTCCTCCGAGGCCGCCACGTTGCAGGCCACGCCCTGGAACCGGCTCTGCTCCTCCGGCGGCGTGTCCATCAGGCTCCACAGCTCCAGCATGGCCACCACCAGGTCCTGCAGCCTCTGCATCCTGCCCCGCTTGGCCTCCCTCAGCCTCTCCGCCTCCGATTCCAGCCTCGCGATCGCCCCGTCGCTGATGtcgccggcggcggcgacggcgcctGCTTCTTCGAGGCTCGTGGTGACCTCTCGCGGATCCATGCCGAGAACCGAGGAGGACGCGTGCAGGGAGCTCGTGAGCTCTGCCATCTTCTTGATGCGATTCTCCTGCCAAGAACAAGAACACATTTCATCAATCACATTGAGCAGACTAGTTTTGAGGAGATTTCTTTTCTGATCCGAACTAACTGGACCTTCTCGGATTGGAGATGCCGCAGGTGCGCTCTGAGCTCCTGGAGACTATTCATGGTGAGGTCGTCGGGGTCGGCGTCGACTCGCGGCGGGGGCGGCCGCTCGACGGGCGTCATCTCCTGCTGGAGCCGGTCGATGAGCTCCGTCACCTCCGTGAACTGCCGACGCATCTCGTCCCGCCGCcgcctcacctcctccagctccggCGCGATCGCGCGCAGCTCCTCCCTGAGGCTCCCGGCGCTGGTCCGGGGGGCAGCAGTCCGCGGGTCGTCGCCGACGGCGGCGCGGAGGGCGGCCAGCTCGGCGAGCGCGGCGGCGACCTCCGCCCGCAGGCGCGCGCCTTGCTGCCTCACCTGCGCGACCTTGGCCCTGTAGACGGCGAGGCAGTCCTCCTCGAGCGCCCGTAGCGCCTCCCCCCGGTCCTCCTCCGCCTCGCCGACCTCGTCCCACGCTTCCCGGAGTTCCCGCAGCAGCAGCTCGAGACGGGGCTCCATTCTTTGTTCTGGAACGTACGGGGAAGGGGATAGCCCGCGTGCGGCTTCAGGGAGACGGCCATGCCACCCGCCGTCGGGTGGCCGGCCTCATGGTTCCTCCTCCGAGGGCGATCTGTCGGTGCCGGTGCGCGCGTTACGTACGTCGGGCTCAAGGACGCGGCGGTGGACGGATCAACGCGATGTGGTGGACTGCGTGGACGGCCGGCGACGGCCGGACGGACGGACGAGCGACACGACGGCGACGGCGTCAGTGATCCGGGCGATCGGCCGAGAGCAGGTTGCGCGAGCGCGTTGATCGGTGTGGGAGAGAAAAGCGCGGGCGATCAGTGCGTGCATGGCATGCGTGTGAATGGAGGAGCACTTTGCATGCCTGCTTGCTCCTCGCGATCCCTCCCACACACGTGAAGCCGTTGAGAAATTGGGAGTGACATGTACAATTATCTGATAAAACCGTCTTAATTTAATGTAGAGAAGACGATGTCTTAGTGTTTTTTTCATAATAATACGTGTCTCATTTATATCATAAATATTAAAGTAGAAGTCATGTATAGACCCACATGACAAAACTAAAAAATAACAGAACCTTACTAAGCTTGACACCAACGCCTGTCACCTGCCTCCGACACCACCACAGGAGTCACCGAAGAAAAAAATAACGAATCACCTCCTCATCCGAGCTCGACGCAGCTCCATCGCTGATATGCAGCTTTGCGGATCACGCCGGTGCAACACCCGGACACGCCATCGAACTCCAGATATGGTACCCCACCACGACTATGACGTCGAAGGAGGAAACCATACATGTCGTCCACGAACCATGTAGCCAACACATGTTCCTTCTTCCACATGTCGTCGATGCAGACCACAATCTGCATCCGCTTCCGGACTAACTCCCAAGCTCTGTGCCGACGCTGGAGCAAACATCGTCGCAATGACGGAGCCGGAGGACACATGTCCACCACGAGGATGCCGCCACCGCCACTACATCCTTACTTGAACACACTGGTTTCCAAACCCATCCTCAACCATAGGACCAACAAcctggtgtgacagcccgatgccgacgtttcagaagattccccttttctttccgatttcatcgtgtgtctattttcttttgtcgcatcatcatcgcatcatgcgcatcttctgcattgcatcggcatctccgtgccgccagttttcaaaacatgcatccgttgttagtagcggttctcgtcgttgtccgttctcagcccaaccgcacacgcacgcgcccgcggcatcgtcaaaccctgttttagaagtgcgttgaaaactttctctgatcggggtgaaacttggcatgcggtcgtaattagatatagctaggccgcctgtcgaatttcgtcgcgatcggagaccgtctggtacccgaacggtcgaccgtagcggtaccgtattcggtctaccgtcggacgtgttccggtgttttaaattgcgttgccgcgccgctcgttctccctctcgtctctggatatcccctctacacggccgcgtacccattcccgcatgcggaatcgttcgaatccgaccccgcgattggatccggaacgcgatttcgggtaacctagcccccccgtttgtctatatataggccccCATGTCATTATTTTAGACAGTCCCTCttccctgcctcgttttccgcgccccacctaccccTAACCCAAGCCAGATCCGCAGCCtcccaccagcgccgccggcccgccaggcccagatcgggcctggccgagcccatccgcccgccgccgccttgcccgaggCCTCCCCTCGCGCCTCCCCTGGCTCCCATCGCGCCGTCGCCAGCCGCCGCGAGCGCCTCACCGTGCCGCCCCGCAGCAGCCAGTGGCCTCGCTGGAGCCACCACCGGCCGGAGCCTCGCCGTCAGCAGCAGCAGCTCATCGAAGCTGGCAGCCCCGCCATGGCGCACCGCCCGCGATCTCCCATGGCCGCCGCCCCGAGGACCTCTGCGCGCCCCCTCGTCGCCTGGgcttcgccgccgccgcgcctcgTGCCGGAGCGCTGCCTGCCTCCGTCCCCGGCCTCCTGCAGAACCGGCGCTGCCGCCGCCTTCGGTTCCCGCTCGGGAGGAACCGACGGGAACGGCCAGCCTCGCTCGCGTGCCGCTTGGGGCCACGTGGGCCGCCTCACCACCCAGGAGGTGCCGGCCCACCTCGCCTCCACAGCCGGCCAGGCCCCCCAGCGGCCTGCCTCGGCCAGACCCTCTCTCCTCCGCATGGGCCAGGCCTCAAGGTGATCACCCCCAAGCCACTATTCTTCGCCCATGTACTGATTTGCTATCTCGCTCCCACTGTTCGGCCCATTAGGGATTTAGGATGTTTTAGGAAtttataattccagaaaaataggcaTATATTAGATCCCCCGTAGATTATTTTCCGTACGTCGGATCGCAACGAGCAATATATGAAaatcgtgtagttttgcgcgtagaatccgaatttgcaacttgcataattatttgacgttgtttgacgtgtcgaatgcatagattagcgtgctgtctagataggatagacgTTGTAGTTATTTTTCGCTTGACGTGTCAaatgcatagattagcgtgctgtctagataggatagacgttgtagttatttttcgcgcaagtccggattgatcgtatgccgtagattaaatgcccacgttttaggaaccatttctccatgcattttagaacggtcatttgtatttttgcgtgtaggggtttgcgctagtttatttttccgtgtctaggttattatctcgctttttcgtgtggcattattttgttgcgcaaccccatatattttatatatttacggggtagatttttctgtgcaattagttttagctttcgagtaagttagttcgcgcgatattttgctatgttgccctcttagcattttcgtagaatttattccgtgcttcgtttgacggagttgtctactagggagttgttcttgggtgtttagactagcccctggtatttttagttgcaatagaaatgcatgtttaggtctggtttgattgccctcaagttgctagaaatagtgctgatttggaggtgttgtaatatttcgaagtctgaaatctgttatattttgttgttgtcttgtcttgcttctatcttttgatctgtagctctttgaggttggtccaatggagtaagttgtagcacTTGTGttactctagcatgctgtaaattttcatgccatttggagtcctgtagctattggttttgctgctgtc
This genomic stretch from Hordeum vulgare subsp. vulgare chromosome 6H, MorexV3_pseudomolecules_assembly, whole genome shotgun sequence harbors:
- the LOC123406142 gene encoding 65-kDa microtubule-associated protein 3-like → MEPRLELLLRELREAWDEVGEAEEDRGEALRALEEDCLAVYRAKVAQVRQQGARLRAEVAAALAELAALRAAVGDDPRTAAPRTSAGSLREELRAIAPELEEVRRRRDEMRRQFTEVTELIDRLQQEMTPVERPPPPRVDADPDDLTMNSLQELRAHLRHLQSEKENRIKKMAELTSSLHASSSVLGMDPREVTTSLEEAGAVAAAGDISDGAIARLESEAERLREAKRGRMQRLQDLVVAMLELWSLMDTPPEEQSRFQGVACNVAASEDEITEPGALSATAIGEVEAEVARLEGLKGRRMKDLLARKRGELREIRRRARIVSAQEEEEEEEDGGGEEFVSDDDCCAHAAERSLVLERLDARISEARDEEFSRKEVLERMERWLAALEEESWLEEYNRNENRYNVGKGTHLVLKRAEKARALVSKMPAMAEALTAKVVAWEKERGTKFVYDGEGLLDMLEDYDNTRKEKEQERKKQRDQRRLQGQSTVESPVARALSKNLRNVTRTLSMGGSKKMTVSASSSSLSPSRPTTPSYLKPSFSPRRSDDGQMVSQDSFE